In Salinibaculum sp. SYNS191, the genomic window GCCCAGCAGGTGTGCCCCGTCGCTGGAGACGGCGAACATACTTCCGGGCAGCAGCAGGAACAACGCCCCGAATCCGATGATGTGGAGCATCGTCACCTTCCGTGATTTCAGCGGTAGCGTCGCCAGCAGCCCGAGTACGAAGACGATAAGCAGCGCGTCGCCGACGTTGTACTGGAGCAGGAAGCTGTCGATTACCTGAAGCGGTGGCGCGAGCATCCTTGTTCGGAACTGGCCTTGTGGCAATCTTTAAACTTCCGTTACTCTCCGCATCGAAAGGCCGCTCTCAGGAGAACACATACTTATTACCGGTGGAGTTCGGAGTGTCACGTGTGTCATCGGGGAGCAATCGGGCGACTGTCCTGGTCGTCGACGACGAACCGGAGGTCGCCGACGTGTACGCCCTCCGGCTCCGGGGGGAGTACGAGACGCGCACTGCCTACGGCGGCGAGGAGGCTCTGACAGAGCTCGACAGCGGCGTCGACGTCGTGTTGCTGGACCGGCGCATGCCGGACATCTCCGGCGACGACGTCCTCGCGGAGATACGCGACCGCGACGCCGACTGCCGGGTCATCATGCTGACCGCCGTCGACCCGGGGATGGACATCCTGGAGATGGACTTCGACGACTACCTCTGCAAACCCGTCGAGAAGGCCGACCTCGTCGCGGCAATCGACCAGCAACTCCAGGTCCAGCGATACGACGAACGCCTCTCCGAGTATCTGGAGGTCACCTCCAAACTCGCCCTGCTGGAGGCCGAACTGTCGAGCCAGGCGGTCGACGACAACGAGGAACTCCAGGAGCTGTCGGCCCGTGCCGAGGAACTGAAGGGGAAGATGGACCAGACCATCGACGAGTTCGAGGACATGGAGGCGGCCTTCCGCGAAATCGCCCGCCATCCCGGCTAGCCACCGGACCACCCGGTCCGCCGTCGCCCCGCTGTCTCGACTATCCGTCCGTGCCGACCGGCGTGTACAGCACGTAGCCGCGCGTCCCCGTCGGGCTGTCCACCGTCGTCGTCCTGACCCGGAACTCGACGGTCCCGGTGGGTGTCTCACAGGCGACCACGTCGTCGAACTGCTCGCCGCGTTCGGCGGCCGCGACGACGGCGTCGCTCCGCGCTGCCAGCATCAGGGCGTCTCTCAGCGCCGCGTTCTCAACGGCGCTCGCGCCGACGTCGAAGGTATTCGCGAACGCCGGGTTCGCCGCGCGGACGACGGGTCCCTCGCCGGCGTCGTCGAAGTACAGAATCGGGTCGGGGCTGCCCTCGAAGAGGTCGACGGGTTCGGGGTCGGGCACGCTCTCGGGCTCCCCGCCGACGGTCACCGACTCCGGCTGTTCGGTGTCGGTCGTCCCGAAGACGAACAGGCGCACGACAGCCCCGAACCCGCCGCCCGTCGCGGCCCCGAAGACGACGGCGAGCGTCTCGGCGGCGGGGGCCATCGCGCGTGCGACGCCCAGTCCGATGGCACCGCCGGCGACGGCACCGCCAACAATCCACCCGACGAGGACCACCGCGCGCCGACGGCTCCCCCCTGGGCTGGCGAGCAACACCGGCGTCGCGGCGACGAGGGACCCGTCTCCGGCGAGGACGGCACTCGCGGTCGCGACTGCGGCGGCGAGGCCGACAGCGCGGACGAGCGACCGTCCGGGGTGGGACTGACGCCACATTACGTGTGGTGACACTACCTCCCACGTTTTAAGGGTACGTCATCTCCTTCCGCTTCCCGTCGAATATTTACCGGTGCTCGGTCAACGACTACCCGACGTGACACCGACGTCCGAGGACCGGCGGGTCGTGCTCGTCGTCGACGACGAGGCGGCCATCGCGGACACGTTCGCGTTCCAGCTACAGGGCCCCTACGAGACCCGCGTGGCCTACGGCGGGGAGGAGGCCCTGGAGATGGTCGACGAGAGCGTCGCCGCCGTCCTGCTGGACCGCCGGATGCCGGACATCCACGGCGACGAGGTGCTCGCGGAGATACGCGACCGCGGGCTGGACTGCGTCGTCATCATGACGACGGCGGTCGACCCGGACCTGAACATCCTGGCGATGGACTTCGACGACTACCTCTGCAAGCCGGTCACCGGGGAGACGCTGCTGGAGACGCTGGACCAGCACGTCGGCCGCCCGGACCGGGCGGAGGGAAAACTCGACGAGTTCTTCTCCATCGACTCGAAGCTGTCGGTGCTGGAAGCAGAGAAGACGCCGGCGGAACTGGCCGAC contains:
- a CDS encoding response regulator codes for the protein MSSGSNRATVLVVDDEPEVADVYALRLRGEYETRTAYGGEEALTELDSGVDVVLLDRRMPDISGDDVLAEIRDRDADCRVIMLTAVDPGMDILEMDFDDYLCKPVEKADLVAAIDQQLQVQRYDERLSEYLEVTSKLALLEAELSSQAVDDNEELQELSARAEELKGKMDQTIDEFEDMEAAFREIARHPG
- a CDS encoding response regulator transcription factor, with translation MTPTSEDRRVVLVVDDEAAIADTFAFQLQGPYETRVAYGGEEALEMVDESVAAVLLDRRMPDIHGDEVLAEIRDRGLDCVVIMTTAVDPDLNILAMDFDDYLCKPVTGETLLETLDQHVGRPDRAEGKLDEFFSIDSKLSVLEAEKTPAELADSEEYERLERRAERLESELREELADFDDLLATYRDIDRGT